The following are encoded in a window of Kitasatospora fiedleri genomic DNA:
- a CDS encoding FtsW/RodA/SpoVE family cell cycle protein: MATDSATRTARAPRVPQAGSGRWTELVLVLAAVGLAVFGYVEVGANLDGQAPPDAAQYGGALGVLALLAHAAVRWRARWADPLLLPIAVLLNGLGLVVIYRLDRNPGSAAAPTQLLWSTLGVGLFIAVLLLLRDHRRLQRYAYVGAFVALVLLVLPVFFPPVYGSRIWITLGPFSFQPGEFAKVLLAVFFAAYLAAHRDALALTGRKVLWFQLPLGRVLGPVLLIWAAFVGVLVLETDLGTSLLFFGLFVVMLYVATARTGWIVIGLLLSALAAVGVGWLSPHVHGRVTEWLHPLASIAAGRGANQIAQSLFAFAWGGQLGTGLGLGHSALIGFATKSDFILATVGEELGLTGLFAVFLLYALLVARGFRTGIALRDPFGRLLAIGLAALVAIQVFVVAGGVLDLIPLTGMTLPFIAQGGSSVVTNWIIVALLVRMSDLARRPVPEEDA, translated from the coding sequence GTGGCGACTGACTCCGCGACCCGGACGGCCCGGGCGCCCCGGGTGCCGCAGGCCGGGTCCGGGCGCTGGACCGAACTGGTGCTGGTGCTGGCCGCGGTGGGACTCGCGGTGTTCGGCTACGTCGAGGTCGGCGCCAACCTCGACGGCCAGGCCCCGCCGGACGCCGCCCAGTACGGCGGCGCGCTCGGCGTGCTGGCCCTGCTCGCGCACGCCGCGGTGCGCTGGCGCGCCCGCTGGGCGGACCCGCTGCTGCTGCCGATCGCGGTGCTGCTGAACGGCCTCGGACTGGTCGTCATCTACCGGCTGGACCGCAACCCCGGCAGCGCCGCCGCCCCCACCCAACTGCTCTGGTCCACCCTCGGGGTGGGCCTGTTCATCGCGGTGCTGCTCCTGCTGCGCGACCACCGCCGGCTCCAGCGCTACGCGTACGTCGGCGCGTTCGTCGCCCTCGTCCTGCTGGTGCTGCCGGTGTTCTTCCCGCCGGTGTACGGCTCGCGGATCTGGATCACGCTGGGCCCGTTCTCCTTCCAGCCCGGCGAGTTCGCCAAGGTGCTGCTGGCGGTCTTCTTCGCCGCCTACCTGGCCGCCCACCGGGACGCGCTGGCGCTGACCGGCCGCAAGGTGCTCTGGTTCCAGCTGCCGCTGGGCCGGGTGCTCGGACCGGTGCTGCTGATCTGGGCCGCGTTCGTCGGCGTGCTGGTCCTGGAGACCGACCTCGGCACCTCGCTGCTGTTCTTCGGCCTGTTCGTGGTGATGCTGTACGTGGCCACCGCCCGCACCGGCTGGATCGTGATCGGCCTGCTGCTGTCCGCGCTGGCCGCGGTCGGCGTCGGCTGGCTCTCCCCGCACGTGCACGGCCGGGTCACCGAGTGGCTGCACCCGCTGGCCTCGATCGCGGCCGGGCGGGGCGCCAACCAGATCGCCCAGTCGCTGTTCGCGTTCGCCTGGGGCGGCCAGCTCGGCACCGGCCTGGGCCTGGGCCACTCCGCGCTGATCGGCTTCGCCACCAAGTCCGACTTCATCCTCGCCACCGTCGGCGAGGAGCTCGGCCTGACCGGCCTGTTCGCGGTGTTCCTGCTGTACGCCCTGCTGGTGGCCCGGGGCTTCCGGACCGGCATCGCGCTGCGCGACCCGTTCGGGCGGCTGCTCGCGATCGGCCTGGCCGCGCTGGTGGCGATCCAGGTGTTCGTGGTGGCCGGCGGCGTCCTCGACCTGATCCCGCTGACCGGCATGACGCTGCCGTTCATCGCCCAGGGCGGCTCGTCCGTGGTCACCAACTGGATCATCGTGGCGCTGCTGGTGCGGATGAGCGACCTCGCCCGGCGGCCCGTCCCCGAGGAGGACGCGTGA
- a CDS encoding penicillin-binding transpeptidase domain-containing protein has product MLLIVALAVQATRVQVFQKQGLDHNSANQRATIQRYAQPRGNLLVAGQPVTGSAPTGGRYAYQRTYSDGPLYAAVTGYSSQTYGNTQLEGVYDDLLSGTDPRLAGWAVWDAITRHQQPGGDVVTTIDPAAQRAATQGLGSQKGAVAAIEPATGRILALASAPSYDPGSFAGTSAADQAAWKKLQDDPDQPMLNRALRQIYPPGSTFKVVTAAAALANGTVTDIDAPTDAPYPYVLPGTTTPLTNDTGACDRAGLSLDEAVTLSCNSVMGYLGVRTGLDRMTAMAKNFGFNDARLDTPVRAARSNFDTDMNASQLALSSIGQYDTAATPLVMAMVAAGAANDGQVMYPQLVDRLTKADGSQVQLMRPALYHQAFGSAVAQQLRQLMVDVVENGTGRNARIPGAEVGGKTGTAQHGVDNSGTPYAWFIAWARPAGSTAAPPVAVAVVIADSQADDVTGGGLAAPIARSVMQAVLNR; this is encoded by the coding sequence ATGCTGCTGATCGTCGCCCTCGCCGTCCAGGCCACCCGGGTCCAGGTGTTCCAGAAGCAGGGCCTGGACCACAACAGCGCCAACCAGCGCGCCACCATCCAGCGCTACGCCCAGCCCCGCGGCAACCTGCTGGTGGCCGGGCAGCCCGTCACCGGCTCCGCCCCCACCGGCGGCCGCTACGCGTACCAGCGCACCTACTCCGACGGCCCGCTGTACGCCGCCGTCACCGGCTACTCCTCGCAGACCTACGGCAACACCCAACTGGAGGGCGTCTACGACGACCTGCTCTCCGGCACCGACCCCAGGCTGGCCGGCTGGGCGGTCTGGGACGCGATCACCCGGCACCAGCAGCCCGGCGGCGACGTGGTCACCACCATCGACCCGGCCGCCCAGCGCGCCGCGACGCAGGGCCTGGGCAGCCAGAAGGGCGCCGTCGCCGCGATCGAACCCGCCACCGGCCGAATCCTCGCCCTCGCCTCCGCCCCCAGCTACGACCCCGGCAGCTTCGCCGGCACCTCCGCCGCCGACCAGGCCGCCTGGAAGAAGCTCCAGGACGACCCCGACCAGCCGATGCTCAACCGGGCGCTGCGCCAGATCTACCCGCCCGGCTCCACCTTCAAGGTGGTCACCGCCGCCGCCGCGCTGGCCAACGGCACGGTCACCGACATCGACGCGCCCACCGACGCCCCCTACCCGTACGTCCTGCCCGGCACCACCACCCCGCTCACCAACGACACCGGCGCCTGCGACCGGGCCGGGCTCTCCCTGGACGAGGCGGTGACGCTGTCCTGCAACAGCGTCATGGGCTACCTCGGCGTGCGGACCGGCCTGGACCGGATGACCGCCATGGCGAAGAACTTCGGCTTCAACGACGCCCGGCTCGACACCCCCGTGCGCGCCGCCCGCTCCAACTTCGACACCGACATGAACGCCTCCCAGCTGGCGCTCTCCTCGATCGGCCAGTACGACACCGCCGCCACCCCGCTGGTGATGGCGATGGTCGCCGCCGGGGCCGCCAACGACGGCCAGGTGATGTACCCCCAGCTCGTGGACCGGCTGACCAAGGCCGACGGCAGCCAGGTCCAGCTGATGCGCCCCGCCCTCTACCACCAGGCGTTCGGCTCCGCGGTCGCCCAGCAGCTGCGGCAGCTGATGGTCGACGTGGTCGAGAACGGTACCGGCCGCAACGCCCGCATCCCCGGCGCCGAGGTCGGCGGCAAGACCGGCACCGCCCAGCACGGCGTCGACAACTCCGGCACCCCGTACGCCTGGTTCATCGCCTGGGCCCGCCCGGCCGGCTCCACCGCCGCCCCGCCGGTCGCCGTCGCCGTGGTCATCGCCGACAGCCAGGCCGACGACGTCACCGGCGGCGGGCTCGCCGCCCCCATCGCCCGCTCCGTCATGCAGGCCGTGCTGAACCGCTGA
- a CDS encoding DUF1269 domain-containing protein — protein MSNLFAIAYPDVPTAQKVRDELVGLQKQKLIDLEDVVVVERREDGRIKLHQGVSNTGMGAASGALWGGVIGLLFFMPFLGAAIGGATGAAVGASTDTGVDDDFMRRVGEKLDPGKAAVFALVRSATQDKVVPAVAQFGGELIQTSLSHEEEEHLREIAKAAYPASAL, from the coding sequence GTGAGCAACCTGTTCGCGATCGCCTACCCGGATGTCCCCACCGCGCAGAAGGTCCGTGACGAGCTGGTCGGGCTGCAGAAGCAGAAGCTGATCGACCTGGAGGACGTCGTGGTGGTCGAGCGCCGCGAGGACGGGAGGATCAAGCTGCACCAGGGGGTCTCCAACACCGGGATGGGCGCGGCCTCCGGCGCGCTGTGGGGCGGCGTGATCGGGCTGCTGTTCTTCATGCCGTTCCTCGGCGCGGCGATCGGCGGCGCGACCGGCGCGGCGGTCGGCGCCTCCACCGACACCGGCGTGGACGACGACTTCATGCGGCGGGTCGGCGAGAAGCTGGACCCGGGCAAGGCCGCGGTGTTCGCGCTGGTCCGCTCGGCGACCCAGGACAAGGTGGTCCCCGCGGTCGCGCAGTTCGGCGGCGAGCTGATCCAGACCTCGCTCAGCCACGAGGAGGAGGAGCACCTGCGGGAGATCGCCAAGGCGGCGTACCCCGCGTCGGCGCTCTGA
- a CDS encoding APC family permease — protein MSTTRLLRRKPVDTLIAEAGGTGTGHLRRSIGLWQLSAIGIGATVGTGIFFVLTTSVPEAGPAVVLSFVIAAVTAGLTALCYAELASAIPVAGSSYSYAYATMGELVAFGVGVCLLMEYGVSASAIAVTWGQYLNQFSDLAFDLHLPTALTAPPGAGGVFNLPAVVLVLLVTVLLIRGVGESAKVNAVMVTVKLAILVLFVAVALTGFTAGNFTPFAPNGWDGVQTAASTIFFSFIGLDAVSTAGEEVRDPRRTLPLAILISLVVVTTLYLAVAVTAIGAQPWQLFDGQEAGLAQILQDVTGHTWPALVFAAGAIVSIFSITLVVIYGQTRILYAMGRDGLLPPRFTRVSARTGTPVWNTLVVGAAVAVLAAVFPLKLLADMTSMGTLVAFTAVSLGIIVLRRTRPDLPRGFKVPLYPVTPLLSAAFCVYLITKLHADTFLAFAVVLALAAVLYFGYSAKHSRLARD, from the coding sequence ATGAGCACCACCCGCCTGTTGCGGCGCAAGCCCGTGGACACCCTGATCGCCGAAGCCGGCGGCACCGGAACCGGACACCTGCGCCGCTCCATCGGCCTGTGGCAGCTCTCGGCGATCGGCATCGGCGCCACCGTCGGCACCGGCATCTTCTTCGTCCTGACCACCTCGGTGCCCGAGGCCGGCCCCGCCGTCGTCCTCTCCTTCGTGATCGCCGCCGTCACCGCCGGCCTCACCGCGCTCTGCTACGCCGAACTCGCCTCCGCCATCCCGGTCGCCGGCTCCTCCTACTCGTACGCCTACGCCACCATGGGCGAGCTGGTCGCCTTCGGGGTCGGCGTCTGCCTGCTGATGGAGTACGGCGTCTCCGCCTCCGCGATCGCCGTCACCTGGGGCCAGTACCTCAACCAGTTCTCCGACCTCGCCTTCGACCTCCACCTCCCCACCGCGCTCACCGCCCCGCCCGGCGCCGGCGGCGTCTTCAACCTGCCCGCGGTCGTCCTGGTGCTGCTGGTCACCGTCCTGCTGATCCGCGGCGTCGGCGAGTCCGCCAAGGTCAACGCCGTCATGGTGACCGTCAAGCTGGCCATCCTGGTGCTCTTCGTGGCCGTCGCCCTGACCGGCTTCACCGCCGGCAACTTCACCCCGTTCGCCCCCAACGGCTGGGACGGCGTCCAGACCGCCGCCTCCACCATCTTCTTCTCCTTCATCGGCCTCGACGCCGTCTCCACCGCCGGCGAGGAGGTCCGCGACCCGCGGCGCACCCTGCCGCTCGCCATCCTGATCTCGCTGGTCGTCGTCACCACCCTCTACCTCGCCGTCGCCGTCACCGCGATCGGCGCCCAGCCCTGGCAGCTGTTCGACGGCCAGGAGGCCGGCCTGGCCCAGATCCTGCAGGACGTCACCGGCCACACCTGGCCCGCCCTGGTGTTCGCGGCTGGCGCGATCGTCTCGATCTTCTCCATCACCCTGGTGGTGATCTACGGCCAGACCCGCATCCTGTACGCGATGGGCCGCGACGGGCTCCTCCCGCCCCGCTTCACCCGGGTCTCCGCCCGCACCGGCACCCCCGTCTGGAACACCCTGGTGGTCGGCGCCGCGGTCGCGGTCCTCGCCGCGGTCTTCCCGCTCAAGCTGCTGGCCGACATGACCTCGATGGGCACCCTGGTCGCCTTCACCGCGGTCTCGCTCGGCATCATCGTGCTGCGCCGTACCCGCCCCGACCTGCCGCGCGGCTTCAAGGTCCCGCTCTACCCCGTCACCCCGCTGCTCAGCGCCGCGTTCTGCGTCTACCTCATCACCAAACTGCACGCCGACACCTTCCTGGCCTTCGCGGTCGTCCTCGCCCTCGCCGCGGTGCTCTACTTCGGCTACAGCGCCAAGCACTCCCGGCTGGCGCGGGACTGA
- the metG gene encoding methionine--tRNA ligase, producing the protein MAALAEHPGTGAYYVTTPIYYVNDRPHLGHAYTTVAGDVLTRWHRQRGEDVWYLTGTDEHGQKILRTAEAHGTTPQEWCDRLVEEEWKPLWQHLRIANDDFIRTTQARHTDRVQEFVQDLHDKGEIYRGSYTGPYCVGCEEYKLPGELLPGATEDEKLCPVHKRPVEWLEEENYFFRLSAYGPKLLEFYAAHPDFIQPAAARNEVLRFVEQDLKDLSISRSTFDWGVPLPWDDKHVLYVWVDALQNYITAAGYGADPERFARLWPASVHLVGKDILRFHAVIWPAMLMAAGLPLPRRVVANGWLMVGGEKMSKSNLTGIAPTDLTSHFGVDAYRYYFLRAIPFGTDGSFSWEDFTARYTSELANDFGNLASRVTAMTVRYFDGALPAATAHGPAEQAVADALAKAAAEADRRIGEELDFAGGIAAVFEFVKLVNGYLTEQEPWKVAKSPDGRDRLATILYTAAEALRATAVLLNPLMPDSAAKLWDSLGAGAGLGALADQPIATVADWGRLPAGAAVTKGEILFPRLEEKAVS; encoded by the coding sequence ATGGCGGCCTTGGCAGAGCACCCCGGTACCGGCGCGTACTACGTCACCACCCCGATCTACTACGTGAACGACCGGCCCCACCTGGGCCACGCGTACACCACCGTCGCGGGCGACGTGCTGACCCGCTGGCACCGCCAGCGCGGCGAGGACGTCTGGTACCTCACCGGCACCGACGAGCACGGCCAGAAGATCCTGCGCACCGCCGAGGCCCACGGCACCACCCCGCAGGAGTGGTGCGACCGGCTGGTCGAGGAGGAGTGGAAGCCGCTCTGGCAGCACCTGCGGATCGCCAACGACGACTTCATCCGCACCACCCAGGCCCGGCACACCGACCGCGTCCAGGAGTTCGTCCAGGACCTCCACGACAAGGGCGAGATCTACCGGGGCAGCTACACCGGCCCCTACTGCGTCGGCTGCGAGGAGTACAAGCTCCCCGGCGAACTGCTGCCCGGCGCCACCGAGGACGAGAAGCTCTGCCCCGTCCACAAGCGCCCGGTCGAGTGGCTGGAGGAGGAGAACTACTTCTTCCGGCTCTCCGCGTACGGCCCGAAGCTGCTGGAGTTCTACGCCGCCCACCCGGACTTCATCCAGCCCGCCGCCGCCCGCAACGAGGTGCTGCGCTTCGTCGAGCAGGACCTCAAGGACCTGTCGATCTCCCGCTCCACCTTCGACTGGGGCGTCCCGCTGCCCTGGGACGACAAGCACGTCCTGTACGTCTGGGTCGACGCCCTGCAGAACTACATCACCGCGGCCGGCTACGGCGCCGACCCCGAGCGCTTCGCCCGGCTCTGGCCCGCCTCCGTGCACCTGGTCGGCAAGGACATCCTGCGCTTCCACGCCGTCATCTGGCCCGCCATGCTGATGGCCGCCGGACTGCCGCTGCCGCGCCGGGTGGTCGCCAACGGCTGGCTGATGGTCGGCGGCGAGAAGATGTCCAAGTCCAACCTGACCGGCATCGCGCCCACCGACCTGACCTCGCACTTCGGCGTCGACGCCTACCGCTACTACTTCCTGCGGGCGATCCCGTTCGGCACCGACGGGTCCTTCTCCTGGGAGGACTTCACCGCCCGCTACACCTCCGAACTCGCCAACGACTTCGGCAACCTGGCCTCCCGGGTCACCGCGATGACCGTCAGGTACTTCGACGGCGCGCTCCCGGCCGCCACCGCGCACGGCCCCGCCGAACAGGCCGTCGCCGACGCGCTGGCGAAGGCCGCCGCCGAGGCCGACCGGAGGATCGGCGAGGAACTCGACTTCGCCGGCGGCATCGCCGCCGTCTTCGAGTTCGTCAAGCTGGTCAACGGCTACCTCACCGAACAGGAACCCTGGAAGGTCGCCAAGTCCCCCGACGGGCGGGACCGGCTCGCCACGATCCTGTACACCGCCGCCGAGGCGCTGCGGGCCACCGCCGTCCTGCTCAACCCGCTGATGCCGGACTCCGCCGCCAAACTCTGGGACTCGCTCGGCGCCGGGGCCGGGCTCGGCGCGCTCGCCGACCAGCCCATCGCCACCGTCGCCGACTGGGGCCGGCTGCCCGCCGGGGCCGCCGTCACCAAGGGCGAGATCCTGTTCCCCCGACTCGAAGAGAAAGCAGTCTCCTGA
- a CDS encoding penicillin-binding transpeptidase domain-containing protein, whose translation MNKGAKIGVSVVAAAVLVGGGYGAYALVSGGSGGAEAKKPRTVVAEPPSQELAASGAKAFLDAWAKGDLFGAAKLTDDPDKAQAALQSFQDGVKPSAVHLTVGGPTTAPSPAASKSASTAASAPASAPAAATGSPAPTGVLESFKASLEFAGSGTPWNYDGVLGVVKMSDGTAAVHWAPSVIHPKLDAGETISVKPLYAAPSAVTDRKGKPLTGYASLTGLLNQLRAAAPQGGDPADAGSGVVISPSAPGGTASGAPSGAATGTPGGAAGGSGSGSTEKLFTVKEPKPVPNLKLTIDAGLQAAAEQEVAATGKPSSLVAVEPSSGNILAYAFSPSTGQNRAFSGATAPGSTMKVITSAALLEAGVTPTTPMPCPETTMVTGKSITNDEPGAHPEYTLTDAFIHSCNTSFIEKGKDALKPGSLPAIAKDVFGLGLVWKTGLSNFDTDIPTEGNMAGAASEFIGQGRVRTNPLGMASVAATVQSGVFRQPILIPGTDQVKAARNLAPGVLDSLRSLMVQTVRAGTAAEVKPALPAGSGAKTGTAEVDNSPDANSWFTAYSGDLAVAAEVQGGGHGATAAGPAVSKVLRVGNK comes from the coding sequence GTGAACAAGGGCGCGAAGATCGGCGTCTCGGTGGTCGCCGCGGCGGTACTCGTCGGCGGCGGGTACGGGGCCTACGCCCTGGTCTCCGGCGGCTCCGGCGGGGCCGAGGCGAAGAAGCCGCGCACCGTGGTCGCCGAGCCCCCCAGCCAGGAGCTCGCCGCGTCCGGCGCCAAGGCGTTCCTGGACGCCTGGGCCAAGGGCGACCTGTTCGGCGCAGCCAAGCTCACCGACGACCCGGACAAGGCGCAGGCCGCGCTGCAGTCCTTCCAGGACGGCGTGAAGCCCAGCGCCGTCCACCTCACCGTCGGCGGCCCCACCACCGCGCCCAGCCCCGCCGCGTCCAAGTCCGCGAGCACCGCCGCCTCCGCCCCGGCGTCCGCCCCGGCCGCCGCCACCGGGAGCCCCGCGCCCACCGGCGTGCTGGAGAGCTTCAAGGCGTCGCTGGAGTTCGCCGGGAGCGGCACCCCCTGGAACTACGACGGCGTGCTCGGCGTGGTCAAGATGAGCGACGGCACCGCCGCCGTGCACTGGGCGCCCAGCGTCATCCACCCCAAGCTGGACGCCGGCGAGACCATCTCCGTCAAGCCGCTCTACGCCGCCCCGTCCGCCGTCACCGACCGCAAGGGCAAGCCGCTCACCGGCTACGCCTCGCTCACCGGCCTGCTCAACCAGTTGCGGGCCGCGGCCCCGCAGGGCGGCGACCCGGCGGACGCGGGCAGCGGGGTGGTCATCTCCCCGAGCGCCCCCGGCGGCACGGCGAGCGGCGCGCCCAGCGGCGCGGCGACCGGCACCCCGGGCGGCGCGGCCGGCGGCAGCGGATCGGGCAGCACGGAGAAGCTGTTCACCGTCAAGGAGCCCAAGCCCGTCCCGAACCTCAAGCTCACCATCGACGCCGGCCTCCAGGCCGCCGCCGAGCAGGAGGTCGCCGCCACCGGCAAGCCCTCCTCGCTGGTCGCCGTCGAGCCCAGCAGCGGCAACATCCTGGCCTACGCCTTCTCGCCCTCGACCGGCCAGAACCGCGCCTTCTCCGGCGCGACCGCGCCCGGCTCGACCATGAAGGTGATCACCTCCGCGGCCCTGCTCGAAGCGGGCGTCACCCCCACCACCCCGATGCCCTGCCCGGAGACCACCATGGTCACCGGCAAGTCCATCACCAACGACGAGCCCGGCGCGCACCCCGAGTACACGCTCACCGACGCGTTCATCCACTCCTGCAACACCTCCTTCATCGAGAAGGGCAAGGACGCGCTCAAGCCGGGCAGCCTGCCCGCGATCGCCAAGGACGTCTTCGGGCTCGGCCTGGTCTGGAAGACCGGCCTGTCGAACTTCGACACCGACATCCCGACCGAGGGCAACATGGCGGGTGCGGCGAGCGAGTTCATCGGCCAGGGCCGGGTGCGCACCAACCCGCTCGGCATGGCGTCGGTGGCCGCGACCGTGCAGTCCGGGGTGTTCCGCCAGCCGATCCTGATCCCCGGCACGGACCAGGTGAAGGCCGCCCGCAACCTCGCCCCCGGGGTCCTCGACAGCCTGCGGTCGCTGATGGTGCAGACCGTCCGCGCCGGCACCGCCGCCGAGGTCAAGCCCGCGCTGCCGGCCGGCTCCGGCGCGAAGACCGGCACCGCCGAGGTGGACAACAGCCCCGACGCGAACTCCTGGTTCACCGCCTACTCGGGCGACCTGGCGGTGGCCGCGGAGGTCCAGGGCGGCGGCCACGGCGCGACCGCGGCCGGTCCGGCGGTCTCCAAGGTCCTGCGGGTCGGCAACAAGTAG
- the rsmI gene encoding 16S rRNA (cytidine(1402)-2'-O)-methyltransferase has protein sequence MTGVLVLAGTPIGDVEDAPPRLRAELAEADVIAAEDTRRLRRLTQALGVAPVGRVLSYFEGNEVARTPELVAALQGGARVLLVTDAGMPSVSDPGYRLVDAAVAAGIKVTAVPGPSAVLTALALSALPVDRFTFEGFLPRKAGDRARQLAQVAAEPRTMVFFEAPHRIAETLAAMAQAFGADRPAAVCRELTKTYEEVRRGPLAELAAWAADGVRGEITVVVAGAPPAAPEEVGPAELARRVAAREEAGERRKEAIAAVAAELGLRKSVVFDAVVAAKHAP, from the coding sequence GTGACTGGTGTTCTCGTACTGGCAGGTACCCCCATCGGCGACGTCGAGGACGCGCCGCCCCGACTGCGCGCCGAACTCGCCGAGGCGGACGTCATCGCGGCCGAGGACACCCGGCGGCTGCGCCGGCTGACCCAGGCCCTGGGCGTCGCCCCGGTGGGCCGGGTGCTCTCGTACTTCGAGGGCAACGAGGTGGCCCGCACGCCCGAGCTGGTGGCCGCGCTGCAGGGCGGCGCCCGGGTGCTGCTGGTCACCGACGCGGGCATGCCCTCGGTCTCCGACCCCGGCTACCGGCTGGTGGACGCCGCCGTCGCGGCCGGGATCAAGGTGACCGCGGTGCCCGGCCCGTCCGCGGTGCTGACCGCGCTGGCGCTGTCCGCGCTGCCGGTGGACCGGTTCACCTTCGAGGGCTTCCTGCCGCGCAAGGCGGGCGACCGCGCCCGGCAGCTCGCCCAGGTCGCCGCCGAGCCGCGCACCATGGTCTTCTTCGAGGCCCCGCACCGGATCGCCGAGACGCTGGCCGCGATGGCGCAGGCGTTCGGCGCCGACCGCCCGGCCGCGGTCTGCCGGGAGCTGACCAAGACGTACGAGGAGGTCCGGCGCGGCCCGCTGGCCGAGCTGGCCGCCTGGGCCGCCGACGGCGTCCGGGGCGAGATCACCGTGGTGGTGGCCGGTGCCCCGCCGGCCGCGCCGGAGGAGGTCGGCCCGGCCGAGCTGGCCCGCCGGGTGGCCGCCCGAGAGGAGGCCGGGGAGCGCCGCAAGGAGGCGATCGCGGCGGTCGCGGCCGAGCTGGGACTGCGCAAGTCGGTGGTGTTCGACGCGGTAGTGGCGGCCAAGCACGCGCCGTGA
- a CDS encoding dolichyl-phosphate-mannose--protein mannosyltransferase, with the protein MDHPERGGVTVLEPADPAAVPAPRAEPEPTSRWARALSGVGYRAPRRPGAAEQLVPPMPDGPGVTPALVAPSPVLVRLGVRLPDPLWSWLCRWAGWLGPLAVALFAGVLRFTNLGTPHALIFDETYYAKDAYALWHLGYESNWPDDANALITAPNPAVPPIDQAQAAFVVHPPVGKWIIGLGEQLFDMNPYGWRFMVAVFGTLSVLMLARIARRMFRSTLLGCVAGLLLAVDGLHFVLSRTAILDLLVMFWFLAAFGLLLVDRDRTRARIAERIDRGLAADWWHLGWRPYRLAAGVCLGLMTGTKWSGAPAILALVLLAAFWDSSARRLADVRRSPGGPPLLARQAWDFCWSGLSLGLTAAVTYLASWSGWIASSAEPGKGGYLRDWAAQHPGGSWSWMPDWARSLWHYHHEIWHFNVNLTSPHTYQSNPWSWLLLGRPVSFFYESPKNGQSGCTTTECAREVLALGTPLLWWAGIVALAYCLYRWALRRDWRAGAILCALAAGYLPWFNYQARTIFLFYAVCFVPFLVLAVTMMIGAMLGRADASPDRRLAGATGAGLLVVAVLWNFLYFYPIYTGQTIPMDDWRARMWLDTWI; encoded by the coding sequence ATGGACCACCCCGAGCGGGGCGGCGTGACCGTGCTGGAACCGGCCGACCCGGCCGCCGTTCCGGCGCCGCGCGCGGAGCCCGAACCGACCTCCCGATGGGCCCGCGCGCTGTCCGGCGTCGGCTACCGGGCGCCCCGGCGCCCCGGCGCGGCCGAGCAGCTGGTGCCGCCGATGCCGGACGGCCCGGGCGTCACCCCGGCGCTCGTCGCGCCCTCCCCGGTGCTGGTCCGGCTCGGCGTCCGGCTGCCCGACCCGCTCTGGTCCTGGCTGTGCCGGTGGGCCGGCTGGCTCGGGCCGCTGGCCGTCGCGCTGTTCGCCGGGGTGCTGCGCTTCACGAACCTCGGCACCCCGCACGCGCTGATCTTCGACGAGACGTACTACGCCAAGGACGCGTACGCGCTCTGGCACCTCGGCTACGAGAGCAACTGGCCCGATGACGCCAACGCGCTGATCACCGCGCCCAACCCGGCCGTCCCGCCGATCGACCAGGCCCAGGCCGCGTTCGTGGTGCACCCGCCGGTCGGCAAGTGGATCATCGGCCTGGGCGAGCAGCTCTTCGACATGAACCCGTACGGCTGGCGGTTCATGGTGGCCGTGTTCGGCACCCTGTCGGTGCTGATGCTGGCCCGGATCGCCCGCCGGATGTTCCGCTCCACCCTGCTGGGCTGCGTGGCCGGCCTGCTGCTGGCCGTCGACGGCCTGCACTTCGTGCTCAGCCGCACCGCCATCCTCGACCTGCTGGTGATGTTCTGGTTCCTGGCCGCGTTCGGCCTGCTGCTGGTCGACCGGGACCGCACCCGGGCCCGGATCGCCGAGCGGATCGACCGGGGCCTGGCCGCCGACTGGTGGCACCTCGGCTGGCGCCCGTACCGCCTGGCCGCGGGCGTCTGCCTGGGCCTGATGACGGGCACCAAGTGGAGCGGCGCCCCGGCGATCCTCGCCCTGGTGCTGCTGGCCGCGTTCTGGGACTCCTCCGCCCGCCGCCTGGCGGACGTGCGCCGCTCCCCCGGCGGACCGCCGCTCCTGGCCCGCCAGGCGTGGGACTTCTGCTGGTCCGGCCTGAGCCTCGGCCTGACCGCCGCCGTCACCTACCTGGCCAGCTGGAGCGGCTGGATCGCCTCCTCCGCCGAGCCGGGCAAGGGCGGCTACCTGCGCGACTGGGCCGCCCAGCACCCCGGCGGCTCCTGGAGCTGGATGCCGGACTGGGCCCGCAGCCTGTGGCACTACCACCACGAGATCTGGCACTTCAACGTCAACCTGACCAGCCCGCACACCTACCAGTCCAACCCGTGGAGCTGGCTGCTGCTGGGCCGCCCGGTCTCCTTCTTCTACGAGTCCCCGAAGAACGGCCAGTCCGGCTGCACCACCACCGAGTGCGCCCGCGAGGTGCTCGCCCTCGGCACCCCGCTGCTCTGGTGGGCCGGCATCGTCGCGCTGGCCTACTGCCTGTACCGCTGGGCGCTGCGCCGCGACTGGCGGGCCGGGGCGATCCTGTGCGCGCTGGCCGCCGGCTACCTGCCCTGGTTCAACTACCAGGCCCGGACGATCTTCCTCTTCTACGCGGTCTGCTTCGTCCCGTTCCTGGTGCTCGCGGTGACCATGATGATCGGCGCGATGCTGGGCCGGGCCGACGCCTCGCCCGACCGCCGCCTCGCCGGGGCCACCGGCGCCGGGCTGCTGGTCGTCGCCGTCCTGTGGAACTTCCTGTACTTCTACCCGATCTACACCGGGCAGACGATCCCGATGGACGACTGGCGGGCCCGGATGTGGCTCGACACCTGGATCTGA